The Mesorhizobium sp. NBSH29 genome has a segment encoding these proteins:
- a CDS encoding ABC transporter ATP-binding protein, translating into MEAGTDLLRIEDLGISFAMVGGPIRAVKGASLRVLPGKVTALVGESGSGKSVISQAVMGILPNIAQTSGRILFADPESPGSCVDLLEMPRDGREIRSIRGRRIGKIFQEPMTSLSPLHTIGNQISEVLKIHAGLSVSEQRARTEEMLGLVGFPNPKRAYDTYPFELSGGLRQRAMIAMALICRPALLIADEPTTALDVTIQAQILQLLRDLQAKLDMAMLLITHDLGVVANVADEVVVIYHGEIVEAGPVEDIFRNPTHPYLKGLMAAVPHFDMKPGERLKGLRDVPVNLEELLGKQNVPSRPVADGDVLLSVNNLGKTFTTRKSSFLGKVEKHQVRAVDGVSFDIRRGECLGLVGESGCGKTTVSKIIMRALTPDTGSITYNGTEGPIDVLNAKGDALRTLRTKIQMVFQDPVSSLSPRMTVQNILSEPLEIHGRGDAGTRLAKVRALMQAIGLDPHALSRYPHSFSGGQRQRIGIARALALGPDLIVCDEPVSALDVSVQAQILNLLKDLQKELGLTYLFISHNLAVVDYMADRIAVMCGGRIVELAPRETLMRAPVHPYTRALLSAVPFPDLDRPLDFAALSASGASDTQSWGPQFRSDDSEALAPADLGDGHFVLARRNADARELRA; encoded by the coding sequence ATGGAAGCTGGCACGGACCTGTTGCGGATCGAGGACCTTGGCATTTCCTTTGCCATGGTCGGCGGACCTATCCGCGCCGTCAAAGGCGCCAGTCTTCGCGTCCTGCCCGGCAAGGTCACCGCGCTTGTCGGCGAATCAGGCTCCGGAAAATCCGTCATCAGCCAGGCCGTCATGGGAATTCTCCCGAACATCGCGCAGACAAGCGGTCGCATTCTGTTTGCTGACCCAGAAAGTCCCGGCAGTTGTGTCGATCTTCTCGAAATGCCGCGCGATGGGCGCGAAATCCGCTCTATCCGGGGGCGTCGCATCGGCAAGATTTTTCAAGAGCCGATGACGTCGCTGTCGCCGCTCCACACCATCGGCAACCAGATCAGTGAAGTTTTGAAAATCCACGCCGGATTGTCTGTGTCGGAGCAGCGTGCCCGCACCGAAGAAATGCTCGGCCTTGTCGGGTTTCCCAATCCAAAGCGCGCTTACGACACCTATCCGTTCGAACTGTCGGGCGGTTTGCGCCAGCGCGCGATGATCGCGATGGCCCTGATCTGCCGTCCAGCACTTCTGATCGCCGACGAGCCAACAACCGCGCTCGACGTGACCATCCAGGCGCAGATCCTGCAATTGCTGCGTGATCTCCAGGCAAAGCTCGACATGGCCATGCTGCTGATCACCCATGATCTCGGCGTCGTCGCCAATGTCGCCGACGAGGTTGTCGTCATCTATCATGGCGAAATCGTCGAGGCCGGTCCTGTCGAAGACATTTTCCGCAATCCAACACACCCCTACCTGAAAGGCCTGATGGCGGCGGTGCCGCATTTCGACATGAAGCCGGGCGAGCGCCTGAAGGGCCTGCGCGATGTGCCGGTCAACCTCGAAGAACTGCTGGGAAAGCAGAACGTGCCCTCCCGCCCGGTGGCCGATGGCGACGTGCTGCTCTCGGTCAACAACCTCGGCAAGACGTTCACCACCCGCAAATCCAGCTTCTTAGGCAAGGTCGAAAAGCATCAGGTTCGCGCCGTCGACGGCGTCTCCTTCGACATCCGCCGTGGCGAGTGTCTTGGCCTTGTCGGCGAAAGCGGCTGCGGCAAGACCACTGTCAGCAAGATCATCATGCGCGCGCTCACGCCCGACACCGGGTCGATCACCTACAACGGTACCGAAGGTCCGATAGATGTCCTCAACGCAAAAGGTGATGCACTGCGCACCTTGCGCACTAAAATCCAGATGGTCTTCCAGGACCCTGTGTCGTCGCTGTCGCCACGCATGACGGTGCAGAACATTTTGAGCGAGCCACTTGAGATCCACGGCCGCGGCGATGCCGGCACACGGCTGGCAAAAGTCAGGGCCCTGATGCAGGCGATCGGCCTGGATCCACATGCGCTGAGCCGCTATCCGCACAGCTTTTCAGGCGGCCAGCGCCAGCGCATCGGCATCGCGCGCGCACTGGCGCTCGGCCCGGATCTGATCGTCTGCGATGAGCCAGTGTCGGCCCTCGACGTTTCTGTTCAGGCTCAAATCCTCAACCTTCTCAAGGATTTGCAGAAAGAGCTTGGCCTGACTTATCTGTTCATCTCGCACAATCTGGCCGTGGTCGACTATATGGCCGACCGCATCGCTGTGATGTGCGGTGGCCGTATCGTCGAGTTGGCCCCCCGCGAAACGCTAATGCGTGCGCCGGTGCATCCCTACACCCGCGCGCTTCTCAGCGCTGTGCCATTCCCCGATCTCGACAGGCCGCTCGACTTCGCCGCGTTGAGTGCCAGCGGCGCATCCGACACCCAGTCATGGGGACCGCAGTTTCGCTCGGACGACAGCGAGGCTCTGGCGCCGGCCGATCTCGGTGATGGTCATTTCGTCCTGGCAAGGCGCAATGCCGATGCACGGGAGTTGCGCGCATGA
- a CDS encoding ABC transporter substrate-binding protein yields MIRRRTLLGALASTAMLPFGARATSVEPDFLQEELTARSLPPMAERLPKTPRIIRVAEGGGQPGRYGGIIRTLVGGQRDIRMMTIYGYARLVGYDEDFALQPDILERFEVVEDRIFTFTIREGHKWSDGSPLTPEDFRYSLQDVWLNEDLTSGGLSTSLLVNGKGPLFEILDPRTVRYSWESANPDFLPSLASAAPLSIVLPAEYLKQFHEKYQDSQRLAGLMRQYKAKKWTTLHIRMARQYRPENPDLPMLDPWTNTTRPPASQFIFKRNPFYHRVDENGLQLPYIDQVVLSVSSAAIIPAKAGAGETDLQAMGLDFTDYTFLKDAEKRHPISVKLWKRTQGSRLALLPNLNTSDPVWRDLMRDVRMRRALSLAINRREINKAVFYGLGTESADTVLPESPLYKPEFANAWIAYDPEQANTLLDAVGLDKRNDDGIRLLPDGRPAQIIVETAGESTDETDVLELITDHWRDVGIALFIRTSQREVLRSRGMGGEIVMSMGPGLDNGVPTADMNPRELAPTSEEQLQWPLWGVHFYSAGKMGAEPDLPEAAELVRLVGQWKQSPNTMERAKVWQQMLALYTDQVFTIGLVNATLQPILASAHLRNVPDKALYGFDPTSYFGVYMPDTFWLGDEG; encoded by the coding sequence ATGATCCGCCGCAGAACCCTTCTGGGCGCCCTCGCCTCAACCGCAATGCTGCCGTTTGGAGCGCGTGCCACCAGCGTTGAGCCGGATTTCCTGCAGGAAGAACTGACCGCGCGCAGCCTTCCACCTATGGCAGAGCGCCTGCCCAAAACACCGCGCATCATCCGCGTCGCAGAAGGCGGCGGCCAGCCCGGGCGTTATGGCGGCATCATACGCACCCTCGTCGGCGGCCAGCGCGATATCCGCATGATGACCATCTACGGCTATGCCCGTTTGGTCGGCTACGACGAAGATTTTGCCCTCCAGCCGGATATTCTCGAGCGTTTTGAGGTGGTGGAGGACCGCATCTTCACCTTCACCATCCGCGAGGGCCACAAATGGTCTGACGGCAGCCCGCTGACCCCGGAAGATTTCCGCTACAGCCTGCAAGACGTCTGGCTCAACGAGGACCTGACTTCCGGTGGGCTCTCGACCTCGCTGCTGGTCAACGGCAAAGGTCCGCTCTTCGAGATCCTCGATCCAAGAACCGTTCGCTACAGCTGGGAGAGCGCCAATCCGGATTTCCTGCCCAGCCTCGCCTCTGCCGCACCGCTCTCGATCGTCCTGCCGGCAGAATATCTGAAGCAGTTTCACGAAAAATATCAGGATTCCCAACGTCTTGCCGGCCTTATGCGCCAGTACAAGGCGAAGAAGTGGACAACCCTCCACATTCGCATGGCGCGCCAGTACCGACCTGAAAACCCGGATCTGCCGATGCTTGATCCGTGGACCAACACCACCCGGCCGCCGGCATCCCAATTCATCTTCAAGCGTAACCCGTTCTACCACCGCGTCGACGAGAACGGGCTGCAATTGCCCTACATCGATCAGGTCGTGCTGAGTGTCAGTTCGGCCGCCATCATCCCCGCCAAGGCGGGTGCCGGCGAGACCGATCTTCAGGCGATGGGGCTCGATTTCACCGACTACACATTTTTGAAGGATGCCGAGAAGCGCCACCCCATTAGCGTCAAGCTGTGGAAGCGTACGCAAGGCTCCCGGCTGGCATTGCTGCCCAACCTGAACACCTCTGATCCGGTCTGGCGCGATCTGATGCGCGACGTGCGGATGCGCCGCGCGCTGTCTCTGGCGATTAACCGGCGCGAGATCAACAAGGCCGTATTTTACGGGCTCGGCACCGAAAGCGCCGATACGGTGCTGCCCGAAAGCCCGCTCTACAAGCCCGAATTCGCCAATGCGTGGATCGCCTACGATCCCGAGCAGGCGAACACCCTGCTCGACGCCGTTGGCCTCGACAAGCGCAATGACGACGGCATCCGCCTCTTGCCGGACGGGCGCCCCGCGCAGATCATCGTCGAGACCGCTGGTGAAAGCACCGACGAAACCGATGTGCTGGAGCTGATCACCGATCACTGGCGCGACGTTGGCATCGCGTTGTTCATCCGCACCTCGCAGCGCGAGGTATTGCGCAGCCGTGGCATGGGCGGCGAGATCGTCATGTCGATGGGACCGGGCCTCGACAACGGCGTGCCCACCGCCGACATGAACCCACGCGAACTTGCCCCCACCTCCGAAGAACAGCTGCAATGGCCGCTCTGGGGCGTCCATTTCTACAGTGCAGGCAAGATGGGCGCGGAGCCCGACCTTCCCGAAGCAGCGGAGCTTGTTCGCCTCGTCGGGCAGTGGAAACAGTCGCCCAACACCATGGAGCGCGCAAAAGTCTGGCAGCAGATGCTGGCGCTTTACACCGACCAGGTTTTCACCATCGGCCTAGTCAACGCCACGCTGCAGCCGATCCTCGCCTCCGCACATTTGCGCAACGTGCCTGACAAAGCGCTCTACGGGTTCGACCCGACGAGCTATTTCGGTGTCTATATGCCCGATACGTTCTGGCTCGGAGATGAGGGCTGA
- a CDS encoding ABC transporter permease — protein MLRYILWRIAVMIPTLVVISMLVFTIIELPPGDYFDSYASELRAQGEGVDMDRLNALRAEYGFDKPVVVRYFYWVTGMLQGDFGYSFEYELPVRDVIGDRMWLTILVSFVTIIFTWIIAFPIGMYSATHQYSWGDYGLTFVGLLGIAIPNFMLALILMYFANIWFGTSIGHLMDQKYLGEPMSWEKTKSILEHLWIPVIIIGTAGTAGMIRRLRANLLDELQKQYVVTARAKGLHPFKTLIKYPMRMALNFFMADIGSILPAIISGAEITAIVLSLETTGPMLIKALQSQDMYLAGSFLMFLAFLTVIGVLVSDLALAALDPRIRLQGGSTK, from the coding sequence ATGCTGCGTTACATTCTTTGGCGCATCGCTGTCATGATCCCCACGCTGGTGGTGATCTCGATGCTGGTATTCACCATCATCGAACTGCCGCCCGGCGATTATTTCGACAGCTACGCGTCTGAACTGCGCGCCCAGGGCGAAGGCGTCGACATGGACAGGCTCAACGCGCTGCGGGCCGAATACGGTTTCGACAAGCCTGTTGTCGTCCGCTACTTTTACTGGGTCACCGGGATGCTGCAGGGCGATTTCGGCTATTCCTTCGAATATGAACTGCCGGTGCGCGATGTCATCGGCGACCGCATGTGGCTGACCATCCTGGTCTCCTTCGTCACCATCATCTTCACCTGGATCATCGCCTTTCCGATCGGCATGTATTCAGCCACCCACCAGTACAGCTGGGGTGATTACGGCCTGACCTTCGTCGGGCTGCTTGGCATCGCCATCCCGAATTTCATGCTGGCGCTGATCCTGATGTATTTCGCCAATATCTGGTTCGGCACCTCGATCGGCCATCTGATGGACCAAAAATATCTTGGCGAACCGATGAGCTGGGAAAAGACCAAATCGATCCTCGAACATCTGTGGATCCCGGTCATCATCATCGGCACCGCCGGCACCGCCGGCATGATCCGCCGGCTGCGCGCCAACCTGCTGGACGAACTGCAAAAACAATATGTCGTCACCGCCCGCGCCAAGGGCCTGCATCCCTTCAAGACCCTGATCAAATACCCGATGCGCATGGCGCTGAACTTCTTCATGGCCGACATCGGCTCGATCCTTCCCGCCATCATTTCGGGCGCCGAGATCACCGCCATCGTGCTGTCGCTGGAAACCACTGGCCCCATGCTCATCAAGGCGTTGCAAAGCCAGGACATGTATCTGGCTGGCTCGTTTCTGATGTTTTTGGCATTCCTCACCGTGATCGGCGTTCTGGTGTCCGATCTGGCGCTGGCAGCCCTTGATCCGCGCATTCGCCTGCAGGGAGGCAGTACGAAATGA
- a CDS encoding ABC transporter permease: MKTPLPASGAPMGHFVSTAPFDPMATETMTDAQARVYQASQLRLMWWKFKRHRLALVSGIFLAIIYLLILVCEFLAPYNLHTRNMDFIYSPPQSVHLFDEGKFVGPFVYGREMTLNMENLKRDYSDVKGAVQPIRFFCRGDDYKFWGFLFESNLHLACPAEGGEMFLLGTDRLGRDVLSRIIYGARISLTIGLLGIAFSFVLGIVIGGLAGYHGGVFDLIVQRVIEVLQSIPSIPLWLALAAIMPVTWSPILIYFGITLILGLLDWTGLARAVRSKLLALREEDYVLAAQLMGAKSSRIIGRHLVPGFMSHLIASATIAIPGMILGETALSFLGLGLRPPITSWGILLTEARGVSVIVFYPWLLYPMIPVVLVVLAFNFLGDGLRDAADPYR, translated from the coding sequence ATGAAGACGCCGCTGCCCGCCTCCGGCGCTCCCATGGGCCATTTCGTGTCGACGGCCCCGTTCGATCCAATGGCGACCGAGACGATGACCGATGCGCAGGCGCGCGTTTATCAGGCGTCGCAACTGCGTCTGATGTGGTGGAAATTCAAGCGCCACCGGCTGGCGCTGGTGTCAGGAATTTTTCTCGCCATCATCTATCTGCTGATCCTGGTCTGCGAATTTCTCGCACCCTACAATCTGCATACCCGCAACATGGATTTCATCTATTCCCCGCCCCAGAGCGTGCATCTGTTTGACGAGGGAAAATTTGTCGGGCCCTTCGTCTATGGGCGCGAGATGACGCTCAACATGGAAAACCTCAAGCGCGACTATTCCGACGTCAAGGGCGCCGTGCAGCCGATCCGTTTCTTCTGCCGCGGTGACGACTACAAGTTCTGGGGATTCTTATTCGAGAGTAATCTCCACCTCGCCTGCCCGGCTGAGGGCGGCGAAATGTTCCTTTTGGGCACCGACAGGCTGGGCCGCGATGTGCTGTCACGCATCATCTACGGCGCCCGCATTTCGCTCACCATCGGCCTTTTGGGCATCGCCTTCAGCTTCGTGCTCGGCATCGTCATCGGCGGTCTGGCCGGCTATCATGGCGGCGTCTTCGATCTCATCGTTCAGCGCGTCATAGAGGTGCTGCAATCGATCCCAAGCATTCCGCTCTGGCTGGCGCTGGCCGCCATCATGCCGGTCACCTGGAGCCCCATCCTCATTTATTTCGGCATCACGCTGATCCTCGGCCTGCTCGACTGGACCGGGCTGGCGCGCGCCGTCCGCTCAAAACTCCTGGCACTGCGTGAGGAAGATTACGTGTTGGCCGCCCAGCTGATGGGCGCCAAAAGCAGCCGCATCATCGGCCGCCATCTCGTCCCCGGCTTCATGTCGCACCTCATCGCCTCAGCCACCATCGCTATCCCCGGCATGATTTTGGGCGAGACAGCCCTCAGCTTCCTCGGCCTCGGCCTGCGCCCCCCCATCACCAGCTGGGGCATTTTGCTCACCGAAGCCCGCGGCGTCTCGGTCATCGTCTTCTACCCGTGGCTGCTCTACCCGATGATCCCGGTCGTGCTGGTCGTGCTGGCGTTCAATTTCCTCGGCGACGGATTAAGGGATGCCGCTGATCCGTATCGGTAG
- a CDS encoding UDP-glucose dehydrogenase family protein, with protein MKLTIFGTGYVGLVTAACLADVGHTVCCVDIDAARIERLKKGEVPIYEPGLTEHLVRNAAAGRLVFTTDPEFGIQFSDLIFIAVGTPPNEDGSADLRHVLNVAATIGEYIDGDKIVVGKSTVPVGTAERVSETIKAAMQARGVAHGVEVCSNPEFLKEGSAIEDFTKPARIIIGTDSETVRKRLQQCYAPYNRNHDKLVYMDVRSAELTKYAANAMLATKISFMNEMANIAERLGADIEQVRKGIGSDPRIGYHFIYPGCGYGGSCFPKDVRALASLAGQVGVPADLLNAVERVNDAQKATLFNKLSVVFDGDLKGKTIAVWGLAFKPNTDDMREAPSRTLMEALWAAGASVRAYDPEAMGEARLHYGARGDLVLAASADDAVEGSDALVICTEWKQFRIADFAKLKATLKSPVIIDGRNLYDPEQVRGHGLLYYAVGRGDSVGMVA; from the coding sequence ATGAAGCTTACGATTTTTGGAACGGGCTATGTGGGCCTGGTGACGGCGGCCTGTCTTGCCGATGTCGGGCATACTGTCTGTTGTGTCGACATTGATGCGGCGCGGATCGAGCGGCTGAAAAAGGGCGAGGTGCCGATCTACGAGCCTGGCCTGACCGAACATCTGGTGCGCAACGCCGCCGCTGGTCGTCTGGTTTTCACCACCGACCCGGAATTTGGCATCCAGTTTTCAGATCTGATTTTCATCGCGGTCGGCACGCCGCCCAATGAAGACGGATCGGCGGATTTGCGCCACGTTCTAAATGTCGCGGCAACCATCGGCGAATACATTGATGGCGACAAGATCGTGGTCGGAAAATCGACCGTTCCCGTTGGCACTGCCGAGCGGGTGAGCGAGACCATCAAAGCGGCGATGCAGGCGCGTGGCGTGGCGCATGGGGTGGAAGTCTGTTCCAACCCGGAATTCCTGAAAGAAGGCAGCGCCATCGAGGACTTTACCAAACCGGCGCGCATCATCATCGGGACCGATTCGGAGACCGTGCGCAAACGGCTGCAGCAATGTTATGCGCCCTACAACCGCAACCACGACAAGCTGGTTTATATGGATGTGCGCTCGGCCGAGCTGACCAAATATGCCGCCAATGCGATGCTGGCCACGAAAATCAGCTTTATGAACGAGATGGCCAATATTGCCGAGCGGCTGGGCGCCGACATCGAACAGGTGCGCAAGGGGATCGGCTCCGATCCGCGCATCGGTTATCACTTCATCTATCCCGGCTGCGGCTATGGCGGCTCGTGCTTTCCCAAGGATGTGCGGGCGCTGGCAAGCCTTGCTGGCCAGGTGGGCGTGCCGGCCGACCTGCTCAATGCGGTCGAGCGGGTCAACGACGCGCAGAAGGCAACGTTGTTCAACAAGCTGTCAGTAGTGTTCGATGGTGACCTGAAAGGCAAAACCATCGCGGTTTGGGGGTTGGCGTTCAAGCCGAACACCGACGACATGCGCGAGGCGCCGAGCCGCACGCTGATGGAAGCACTGTGGGCAGCCGGCGCCAGCGTGCGCGCTTACGACCCCGAAGCGATGGGCGAAGCACGCCTCCATTATGGCGCGCGCGGTGACCTCGTTCTGGCGGCGAGCGCCGACGATGCCGTGGAAGGCTCTGACGCACTGGTGATCTGCACCGAATGGAAACAGTTCCGCATCGCCGACTTTGCAAAGCTGAAAGCAACACTGAAAAGCCCGGTGATTATCGACGGGCGCAATCTCTACGACCCCGAACAGGTGCGGGGGCATGGGCTGCTGTATTATGCGGTCGGACGGGGGGATTCTGTCGGGATGGTGGCGTAG
- a CDS encoding NAD-dependent epimerase/dehydratase family protein, with amino-acid sequence MKILLTGAAGFIGYHTTERLLARGDTVLGIDNLNAYYATSLKQARLALLERHPAFAFLELDVAQRDLAAILGDRVSDVDLIVHLAAQAGVRYSVENPFAYVDSNVTGQVALLELAAHLPKRPALVYASSSSVYGAAEAVPFTETARADSPVSVYAATKRAGELLAHAYGELYGLKTTGLRFFTVYGRYGRPDMAPWLFTDAILKGNSIDVFNHGVMQRDFTHISDIVDGVVAAADRIVSNPDGTAPLYNLGNNKPVALLDFIAAIEHAAGRKAKMVMKPKPAGDVLQTYADIALAERDLGFRPKTHLADGIADFVQWFKTWPSLNQTNEASMHKAPNK; translated from the coding sequence ATGAAAATCCTGCTCACCGGAGCTGCCGGCTTTATCGGCTACCACACCACCGAGCGCCTGCTTGCGCGCGGCGACACGGTTTTGGGCATCGACAACCTCAACGCCTATTATGCCACCAGCCTGAAGCAGGCCCGGCTGGCCCTGTTGGAGCGCCATCCGGCCTTCGCATTTCTGGAGCTTGATGTCGCACAGCGCGATCTCGCCGCCATCCTCGGCGACCGCGTCTCAGATGTGGATCTGATCGTCCATCTCGCCGCCCAGGCTGGCGTGCGCTACTCGGTCGAAAACCCGTTCGCCTATGTCGATTCCAACGTCACCGGTCAGGTCGCATTGCTGGAACTGGCAGCGCACCTGCCAAAGCGCCCGGCCCTCGTCTATGCCTCGTCATCGTCTGTTTACGGGGCTGCCGAGGCGGTGCCTTTCACCGAAACGGCGCGTGCCGATTCTCCCGTGTCCGTCTACGCAGCAACCAAGCGCGCCGGCGAACTTCTGGCCCATGCCTATGGCGAACTGTACGGGCTGAAAACCACCGGGCTGCGCTTCTTCACCGTCTATGGTCGCTATGGCCGCCCCGACATGGCGCCCTGGCTGTTCACCGATGCGATCCTCAAGGGGAACTCCATCGACGTCTTCAACCACGGCGTCATGCAGCGCGACTTCACCCATATCAGCGATATTGTTGACGGGGTGGTGGCCGCAGCAGACCGCATCGTATCCAACCCGGATGGCACGGCACCGCTCTACAATCTGGGCAACAACAAGCCGGTGGCGCTGCTCGATTTCATCGCTGCCATTGAGCACGCAGCCGGGCGCAAGGCCAAAATGGTGATGAAGCCAAAACCCGCCGGCGACGTTTTGCAGACCTATGCCGACATCGCCCTTGCCGAGCGCGATCTGGGCTTTCGCCCAAAAACGCACCTGGCCGATGGCATCGCCGACTTCGTACAATGGTTCAAAACCTGGCCTTCACTCAACCAAACCAATGAGGCGTCAATGCACAAGGCTCCAAACAAATGA
- a CDS encoding class I SAM-dependent methyltransferase has translation MSRLDSFIRRVIAQRDILNAVSDDILTLEGPVAELGLGNGRTFDHLREHLPGRRIIAFDRGVAAHTLSTPEPENMVIGEIRETATAMGEMQAALVHADIGTGYLEQDAMTLTWLPQLAAQLLRHGGIAASGLPLDHPDLSPLPLPESVAPGRYFLYRKT, from the coding sequence ATGAGCAGGCTGGACAGTTTTATCCGCCGGGTCATTGCGCAGCGCGATATCCTGAACGCGGTGAGTGACGATATTCTCACCCTCGAAGGGCCGGTTGCCGAGCTTGGACTTGGCAATGGCCGCACCTTTGATCATCTGCGCGAGCATCTTCCAGGCCGCCGCATCATCGCATTCGACCGTGGCGTTGCAGCCCATACACTGTCGACGCCGGAGCCCGAAAACATGGTGATCGGCGAAATCCGCGAGACAGCCACCGCCATGGGCGAGATGCAGGCTGCATTGGTCCATGCCGATATCGGCACGGGCTATCTGGAACAGGACGCGATGACGCTTACCTGGCTGCCGCAGCTGGCGGCGCAGCTGTTGCGCCACGGCGGCATTGCCGCCAGCGGCCTGCCGCTCGACCACCCGGACCTGTCGCCGCTGCCGCTGCCCGAATCCGTGGCACCCGGTCGCTATTTCCTCTACCGCAAAACCTGA
- the rpsD gene encoding 30S ribosomal protein S4, translating into MSKRESSKYKIDRRLGENIWGRPKSPINKREYGPGQHGQRRKGKLSDFGLQLRAKQKLKGHYGDVSEKQFRKVYDEADRRKGDTSENLIGLLESRLDAVVYRAKFVPTIFAARQFVNHGHVNVNGRRVNIGSYRCKAGDVIEVREKSKQLVVVLEAVQLAERDVPEYIEVDHNKMVATFARVPALSDVPYAVQMEPNLVVEFYSR; encoded by the coding sequence ATGAGCAAGCGCGAATCGTCCAAATACAAGATCGACCGTCGTCTGGGTGAAAACATCTGGGGTCGCCCGAAGTCGCCGATCAACAAGCGTGAATATGGTCCAGGCCAGCACGGTCAGCGCCGCAAGGGCAAGCTTTCGGATTTCGGTCTGCAGCTGCGCGCCAAGCAGAAGCTGAAGGGCCACTATGGCGATGTTTCTGAAAAGCAGTTCCGCAAGGTCTATGACGAAGCTGACCGCCGCAAGGGCGACACTTCCGAGAACCTGATTGGCCTGCTCGAGTCGCGTCTGGATGCGGTTGTTTACCGCGCCAAGTTCGTGCCCACCATTTTTGCCGCACGCCAGTTCGTCAACCACGGCCACGTCAATGTGAATGGCCGCCGCGTCAACATCGGTTCGTACCGCTGCAAGGCTGGTGACGTGATCGAGGTTCGTGAGAAGTCGAAACAGCTGGTGGTGGTTCTGGAAGCCGTTCAGCTGGCTGAGCGCGATGTGCCTGAATACATCGAGGTCGATCACAACAAGATGGTCGCCACCTTCGCCCGCGTGCCCGCCCTTTCGGACGTGCCTTATGCGGTGCAGATGGAACCGAACCTGGTCGTCGAGTTCTACTCGCGCTAA
- the murI gene encoding glutamate racemase has protein sequence MNQRPILMFDSGVGGLTVLREARVLMPDRRFVYVADNAAFPYGDWEEDALRARLIQLFGRLLEEHRPELAVIPCNTASTLALGDLRAAFPDVPFVGTVPAIKPAAERTRSGLVSVLATPGTVKRQYTRDLITDWASKVEVTLVGSTVLARLAEVYMREGFVDEQAVRAEIAPCFVEKDGRRTDIVVLACTHYPFLANRMRKMAPWPVDWLDPAEAIARRVLSLVGRAPTDGDLPQGRDAAIFTAGRPDFATARLMQGFGLDVVADTVAA, from the coding sequence ATGAACCAGCGCCCGATCCTGATGTTTGATTCCGGCGTTGGTGGCCTGACGGTGCTGCGCGAGGCGCGCGTCTTGATGCCCGACCGACGGTTTGTTTATGTCGCCGACAATGCGGCGTTTCCCTATGGCGACTGGGAAGAAGATGCGCTGCGGGCGCGGTTGATCCAACTGTTTGGCCGGCTTCTGGAAGAGCATCGGCCCGAACTTGCGGTCATCCCGTGCAACACGGCGTCGACGCTGGCTCTGGGAGATTTGCGAGCGGCATTTCCCGACGTGCCGTTTGTCGGCACTGTGCCGGCGATCAAGCCGGCGGCGGAGCGGACACGCAGCGGGCTGGTGTCGGTGCTGGCGACGCCGGGCACCGTGAAGCGGCAATATACGCGTGACCTGATCACCGACTGGGCCTCAAAGGTCGAGGTCACGCTTGTTGGGAGCACCGTTTTGGCGCGGCTTGCGGAAGTGTACATGCGCGAGGGGTTTGTCGACGAGCAGGCCGTGCGGGCCGAGATCGCGCCATGCTTTGTTGAGAAAGACGGGCGACGCACCGATATCGTGGTGTTGGCCTGCACGCATTATCCGTTCCTGGCCAATCGCATGCGCAAGATGGCGCCATGGCCGGTGGATTGGCTGGACCCTGCCGAGGCGATTGCGCGGCGTGTGCTGTCGCTGGTGGGCAGGGCGCCGACCGATGGTGATCTGCCACAAGGCCGCGATGCCGCTATTTTCACCGCCGGACGCCCGGATTTTGCTACCGCGCGGCTGATGCAGGGTTTTGGGCTGGACGTTGTGGCCGATACGGTAGCCGCCTGA